The following are from one region of the Cytobacillus firmus genome:
- a CDS encoding DUF1641 domain-containing protein, with amino-acid sequence MAKAINNIKRFELSPEDKRKKDLEEVENALIENKEPILELLTAVGHMHDRGVLSLLNGLFGQGDKVLNVLVKALDKPEATNTIKNLLLMVGTLGTINVQQLEPLLLKLNSGIARVADYKETDEKTSYFDLVRALKDPEVNRAVTLLITFLKGMGEDTSAMERNTQLPEDQKLHKMENNESDVPPNKRE; translated from the coding sequence ATGGCTAAAGCGATTAATAACATCAAGCGTTTTGAATTGTCACCCGAGGATAAACGAAAAAAAGACCTGGAAGAAGTGGAGAATGCCCTCATAGAAAATAAGGAACCTATACTTGAGCTTCTGACAGCGGTCGGACATATGCATGACCGGGGAGTCCTCTCATTATTGAATGGCCTGTTTGGGCAGGGAGATAAAGTTTTAAATGTCCTTGTTAAAGCATTAGACAAACCAGAAGCAACAAATACAATAAAAAACCTGCTTCTTATGGTTGGAACCCTCGGTACCATAAATGTCCAGCAGCTTGAACCCTTGCTGTTAAAATTAAATTCTGGTATTGCAAGAGTAGCGGATTATAAAGAAACCGACGAAAAAACAAGCTACTTTGATCTTGTCAGGGCACTGAAAGATCCGGAAGTCAATCGGGCAGTTACCCTCCTGATCACCTTCTTAAAAGGAATGGGAGAAGATACAAGCGCTATGGAAAGAAACACCCAGCTTCCAGAAGATCAGAAATTACACAAAATGGAAAATAACGAAAGTGATGTTCCTCCAAACAAAAGAGAATGA
- a CDS encoding HD-GYP domain-containing protein, whose product MGIINEGSFIETVHMKGLQISLIASGDGTEVIYHRLEPDARWGLEPLEGGESLEYLHMLSGELLLKDSNGEKTLRPGDSFQRCPVTEHHIFQSIGQSEFLYVTSNPVFHYYSKVTNELRELVISIEEKDGYTSDHCDRITKMSMLMADALDLNSRQILKLNLAAFLHDIGKVKVPLEILQKPGKLTSDEWELMKQHSTFGREILQETGLPSLIEAGEVVEQHHERFDGTGYPIGLKGDEIAIEAAIISVVDSFDAMTTDRVYQKGRSVTEAIDELIQNRGTMYNPEIVDIFIKIKEKLVKI is encoded by the coding sequence GTGGGCATCATAAATGAAGGTAGTTTCATTGAAACAGTCCACATGAAAGGGTTACAAATCTCCCTGATTGCTTCGGGGGATGGGACAGAGGTTATTTATCACAGGCTGGAGCCAGATGCAAGGTGGGGACTGGAACCCTTAGAAGGCGGTGAATCGCTGGAATATCTTCATATGCTATCCGGTGAACTGCTATTAAAAGATTCTAATGGGGAAAAAACGTTAAGACCTGGTGATTCGTTCCAAAGATGCCCTGTTACTGAACATCATATTTTTCAATCAATAGGTCAATCTGAATTTTTATATGTAACCTCTAATCCAGTATTTCATTACTATAGCAAAGTGACAAATGAATTAAGAGAGTTGGTCATATCAATTGAAGAAAAAGATGGATATACAAGTGACCATTGCGATCGAATTACTAAAATGTCAATGCTCATGGCTGACGCGCTTGATTTAAATTCCCGGCAAATTTTGAAACTTAATCTTGCTGCATTCTTGCATGATATAGGAAAAGTAAAGGTGCCACTAGAGATTCTTCAAAAACCGGGTAAATTAACCTCTGATGAGTGGGAGTTAATGAAACAGCATTCGACGTTTGGACGCGAAATATTACAAGAAACAGGGCTGCCGAGTTTAATAGAAGCAGGAGAAGTGGTAGAGCAGCATCATGAAAGATTTGATGGCACAGGGTATCCCATAGGACTTAAAGGGGATGAAATTGCAATAGAGGCTGCCATTATTTCCGTTGTAGACTCATTTGATGCAATGACTACTGATCGTGTTTATCAGAAAGGCAGAAGTGTAACTGAAGCAATAGATGAACTTATACAAAATCGGGGTACCATGTACAATCCAGAGATCGTTGATATATTTATTAAAATAAAAGAAAAATTAGTAAAAATTTGA
- a CDS encoding 8-amino-7-oxononanoate synthase → MKKAAIVLLSLMLLLVFNAKTSEAAYLPEYDKYVEVSYEQARYIADLMGLQDYELGEETARLSFELQEKLIVKIEKILKTEIDHYYIWLTVDGETVLGIDPPHPMF, encoded by the coding sequence ATGAAGAAAGCAGCAATTGTTCTATTAAGTTTGATGTTATTACTTGTATTCAACGCGAAGACGTCGGAGGCTGCATATTTACCTGAATATGATAAATATGTAGAAGTGTCTTATGAACAAGCTAGATATATTGCCGATTTAATGGGTCTCCAAGATTATGAATTAGGAGAAGAAACAGCAAGGTTGTCATTTGAATTGCAGGAAAAGTTGATTGTAAAGATAGAAAAAATCCTGAAAACGGAAATTGACCATTATTACATCTGGTTAACCGTAGATGGAGAAACGGTTCTGGGTATAGATCCTCCACATCCAATGTTTTAG
- the fdhD gene encoding formate dehydrogenase accessory sulfurtransferase FdhD: protein MDISSRKIVRFENDVLQEAEDSIVSEHPLTIHLNGEEFATMVCSPSKIRELTIGFLASEGFIRRYEEIKSIQIDENKGFAYVELHTQTSTASHEFHSKRFIGSCCGKSRQFYFHNDARTARTSTSKLTLTPNQCISFMQQLQDGSMTFHETGGVHNAALFSAEELILSRTDIGRHNALDKILGYCIENRIPVRDKVIAFSGRISSEVLLKAAKIGVGIILSKSAPTDLAIKLAEDLNITAVGFIRGQSFNVYSHPERIVFEKNV from the coding sequence ATGGATATTAGCAGCAGAAAGATTGTCAGATTTGAGAATGATGTCCTGCAGGAAGCAGAAGATTCTATTGTTTCTGAACATCCGCTCACAATTCATCTCAACGGAGAAGAGTTCGCAACGATGGTCTGCAGCCCTTCGAAAATTCGGGAATTGACAATCGGCTTTTTGGCTTCTGAAGGCTTTATTAGAAGATATGAGGAAATAAAGAGTATTCAAATAGATGAAAACAAGGGATTTGCTTATGTCGAATTACATACCCAAACTTCTACAGCAAGCCATGAGTTTCACTCTAAACGATTTATCGGTTCATGCTGCGGAAAGAGCAGGCAATTTTACTTTCATAACGATGCCAGGACAGCCAGGACTTCTACATCAAAGCTGACCCTGACTCCCAATCAGTGCATTTCATTTATGCAGCAGCTTCAGGATGGCAGCATGACTTTTCATGAAACAGGCGGAGTGCATAATGCGGCTTTATTTTCTGCAGAGGAATTGATCCTCAGCAGAACAGATATTGGGCGGCATAATGCTCTGGATAAAATCCTTGGGTATTGCATTGAGAACAGGATTCCTGTAAGGGATAAAGTCATTGCATTCAGCGGCAGAATCTCATCTGAAGTTCTGCTTAAAGCCGCAAAAATTGGCGTTGGCATCATTCTATCAAAATCAGCACCGACTGATTTAGCCATCAAGCTGGCAGAAGACCTGAATATTACAGCTGTTGGCTTTATTCGCGGTCAGTCTTTTAATGTTTACTCGCATCCTGAAAGAATAGTTTTTGAGAAGAACGTTTAA
- a CDS encoding DUF2294 domain-containing protein: MNKYEAEFSNLVRSFRKKHMGKGPSKVRTTFCKNWAICEMEGNLSPVEKFIASADEGKQMLRAARTEMVKEMYKKNRPAEMEDFLQARLIDLFVDIDIERDFGMSVFVFDQDIQSKFME; this comes from the coding sequence ATGAACAAATATGAAGCTGAATTCAGTAACTTAGTGCGCTCCTTCAGGAAAAAACATATGGGCAAAGGACCAAGCAAAGTCAGGACTACGTTCTGCAAAAATTGGGCTATTTGTGAAATGGAAGGGAATTTATCTCCTGTAGAAAAATTTATAGCGAGTGCAGACGAAGGGAAACAAATGCTTCGGGCTGCCAGAACTGAGATGGTCAAGGAAATGTATAAAAAGAATCGGCCGGCAGAAATGGAAGATTTTTTGCAGGCAAGGCTAATAGACCTTTTTGTGGATATTGATATAGAACGGGATTTTGGAATGTCAGTATTTGTATTCGATCAGGACATTCAAAGCAAGTTTATGGAATAA
- a CDS encoding C40 family peptidase, giving the protein MTLKKRLLVLNTTIILGLGSAFSIPGVNAESINKLENQKSQIQQQRSNLQATLAEADKELVSVLEEIAELNAKITKVEKAIEDNNKLIAETETNIASTKAEVDQLKEDMAIIQERIEKRSAILKQRAQSFQESGGTVAYLDVLLGASSFSDFVDRVGAVTTFVQADKELLEEQEQDKKAFEEKKAAVEEELAGLTSMMTELKGMQATMEEQKQQNSSLIQQLKEKENSIADKKAKLKSEDVKYASLIAQIEQSIAAQTAPAAQSETSTPSRSAAVNKQKPAAQKTKGSSTSAPKPSVNGGSAISIVTTAGNKYIGNSVYVFGGGRNAYDIANGRFDCSGFVHWSFSQAGISVGASTDSLKFAGRQVSASEMRAGDLVFFDTYKRDGHVGIYLGGGKFIGSQSSTGVAIANMSSGYWKTKFNGRVVRVIN; this is encoded by the coding sequence ATGACTTTGAAAAAAAGACTCCTCGTTTTAAATACGACAATTATTCTTGGGCTTGGAAGCGCTTTTTCAATCCCGGGTGTAAATGCTGAATCAATTAATAAGCTCGAGAATCAAAAAAGCCAAATCCAGCAGCAGCGCTCCAATTTGCAGGCTACATTGGCTGAAGCTGATAAGGAACTGGTAAGTGTACTTGAAGAAATTGCAGAGTTAAATGCTAAAATTACTAAAGTTGAAAAAGCAATTGAAGATAATAATAAATTAATAGCAGAAACGGAAACTAATATTGCCAGCACAAAAGCCGAAGTAGATCAATTGAAGGAAGACATGGCGATTATCCAGGAAAGAATTGAAAAGAGGAGTGCGATCCTTAAGCAGCGTGCACAATCTTTCCAGGAAAGCGGCGGAACCGTTGCATACCTGGATGTTCTTCTTGGGGCTTCCAGTTTCAGTGATTTCGTTGACCGTGTCGGTGCAGTAACTACGTTTGTTCAGGCGGACAAAGAATTACTGGAAGAGCAGGAACAGGATAAAAAAGCTTTTGAAGAAAAGAAGGCTGCAGTGGAAGAAGAACTTGCAGGATTAACAAGCATGATGACTGAATTAAAAGGCATGCAGGCTACTATGGAAGAGCAAAAACAGCAAAACAGCTCCTTAATCCAGCAGTTAAAAGAAAAGGAAAACTCTATTGCCGATAAAAAGGCAAAGCTGAAGAGTGAAGATGTCAAATATGCATCATTGATTGCTCAAATTGAACAAAGCATTGCGGCCCAGACAGCACCGGCAGCCCAGTCTGAGACTTCAACACCATCTCGCTCAGCTGCTGTGAATAAGCAAAAACCTGCTGCCCAGAAAACAAAAGGCTCAAGCACCTCTGCACCAAAGCCAAGCGTTAATGGCGGAAGCGCAATCAGCATTGTTACAACTGCAGGTAATAAATATATCGGTAATTCTGTTTATGTGTTTGGCGGCGGCAGAAATGCTTATGATATCGCAAATGGAAGATTCGATTGCTCAGGCTTTGTACACTGGTCGTTCTCCCAGGCAGGAATCAGTGTTGGAGCTAGCACAGATTCCCTTAAATTTGCTGGACGCCAGGTTTCAGCAAGCGAGATGAGAGCAGGAGACCTTGTTTTCTTTGATACCTACAAGAGGGACGGACATGTAGGCATTTACCTCGGCGGCGGTAAATTTATCGGTTCCCAAAGCTCTACGGGTGTTGCGATTGCAAATATGTCAAGCGGCTATTGGAAAACTAAGTTTAACGGCCGTGTTGTACGCGTGATAAATTAA
- a CDS encoding FadR/GntR family transcriptional regulator, translating into MDVKKISTRKISEIAAEQIEDMIAKGSFKPGDKLPSVRELCELFGVGRSAVRDALTSLQGKGIVQVKQGEGTYITRFDSSKLFNNLHLHPDIKDIQELFQARKMVETGLAEMAAANRSEEDLALMKEQISDAAIHGWEEDYQFHMAIARAAGNDILIQFVQFISETLKKSMIDFHHYLETRPDIARKIEEQHLEIYLSIKNKQPDQAYKNMVDHLELVEKLLQMSILQEQ; encoded by the coding sequence ATGGATGTGAAAAAGATCTCAACGCGAAAAATATCTGAGATTGCTGCTGAGCAAATTGAAGATATGATTGCCAAAGGATCCTTTAAACCTGGAGATAAGCTCCCTTCAGTAAGAGAGCTGTGTGAATTATTTGGTGTCGGACGGTCAGCTGTCAGAGACGCCTTAACCTCTTTGCAGGGCAAAGGGATTGTGCAGGTTAAGCAGGGGGAAGGCACTTATATAACCAGATTTGATTCCTCAAAGCTGTTTAACAATCTGCATTTGCATCCGGATATAAAAGACATCCAGGAGTTGTTCCAGGCAAGAAAAATGGTGGAAACAGGGCTTGCTGAAATGGCAGCTGCCAATCGATCGGAAGAGGATTTGGCACTGATGAAGGAGCAGATTTCCGATGCAGCCATCCATGGATGGGAGGAGGATTACCAGTTTCATATGGCGATAGCCCGTGCAGCAGGTAATGATATCCTTATCCAATTTGTGCAGTTCATTTCTGAAACATTGAAAAAGTCCATGATTGATTTTCATCATTACCTCGAAACACGGCCTGACATTGCGAGAAAAATTGAGGAACAGCATTTGGAAATCTATTTGTCTATTAAAAATAAGCAGCCCGATCAGGCATATAAAAACATGGTTGACCATTTGGAATTGGTCGAAAAGCTTTTGCAGATGAGTATCCTTCAGGAGCAATGA
- a CDS encoding FAD-binding oxidoreductase — MIAAESISALKTYLREDQIVQNKDSSPFGNSGNMVVFPETEEEIATVLKHADSNGLTITIKGGGTKRGFGGLTEKTDILLSLEKYTGIVEHTPGDMTLTVKAGSRFKDLQNYLAQHNQKISLDPCWPENATIGGIIAANESGPKRLGYGSARDAVIGLRTVYPDGKVIRSGGRVVKNVAGYDMNKLFIGAMGTLGVISEITLKLRPIPKCESLVLVSFPKGNLEEIKAFAVKVLDSMIEPVSLELLNPALSDKLAGINTYTIAMCFEDVESSVRYQEEFVRNMMPGDAELLINPKDKADLFWDRFYTHIPNGLDGELPIQTEASIKIGTVNLEAVSVLKETELLQDRFNVQIESHGGLGHGLSQVTIRGAESDVANAVAHVRQIAEKAGGYAIVKHLPLHLRKQVEVWGNKPSYFFLLQGIKTKVDPNKTLNPNRFIGGI; from the coding sequence TTGATTGCAGCAGAATCGATAAGTGCATTAAAAACTTATTTAAGAGAAGATCAGATAGTTCAAAATAAGGACTCAAGCCCGTTTGGCAATTCTGGAAATATGGTTGTTTTTCCGGAAACAGAAGAGGAAATTGCAACAGTCCTTAAGCATGCTGATTCGAATGGTTTAACCATCACCATTAAGGGCGGCGGCACAAAACGGGGGTTCGGTGGCTTAACCGAAAAAACGGATATTCTTCTATCACTTGAAAAATATACTGGGATTGTGGAACACACGCCTGGTGATATGACTTTAACAGTAAAAGCGGGAAGTCGCTTTAAAGACCTTCAGAATTATCTGGCACAGCATAATCAAAAAATATCACTCGATCCTTGTTGGCCTGAAAATGCCACAATAGGCGGGATCATTGCAGCAAATGAAAGCGGACCCAAAAGATTGGGCTACGGTTCAGCCCGTGATGCAGTCATTGGTTTAAGGACTGTATACCCGGATGGCAAAGTAATACGTTCTGGTGGAAGAGTCGTAAAAAATGTGGCCGGCTATGATATGAATAAACTATTTATAGGGGCGATGGGCACACTTGGTGTCATTTCTGAAATCACCTTAAAGCTTCGCCCTATACCTAAATGCGAGAGCCTGGTTCTTGTTTCGTTTCCAAAAGGAAATCTGGAGGAAATTAAGGCTTTTGCAGTGAAGGTTTTGGATTCTATGATTGAACCTGTCTCGCTTGAACTGCTGAATCCGGCACTTTCTGATAAGCTTGCCGGAATAAACACCTACACTATAGCAATGTGTTTTGAAGATGTGGAAAGCTCTGTACGCTATCAGGAAGAATTCGTTAGAAATATGATGCCTGGTGATGCGGAATTGTTAATAAATCCAAAGGATAAAGCGGATTTGTTCTGGGACCGATTTTACACGCACATCCCCAATGGCTTAGATGGGGAATTGCCAATCCAAACAGAAGCATCCATTAAAATTGGAACTGTAAATCTTGAAGCGGTGAGCGTATTAAAGGAAACGGAACTGCTCCAGGACCGTTTTAATGTACAAATCGAGTCACATGGAGGTCTTGGCCATGGATTGAGTCAAGTGACCATTAGAGGTGCAGAGTCTGATGTCGCCAATGCCGTTGCCCATGTAAGGCAAATCGCTGAAAAAGCCGGCGGGTATGCGATTGTCAAGCATTTGCCCTTGCATCTTCGGAAACAAGTGGAGGTATGGGGCAATAAACCTTCTTATTTCTTTTTGCTGCAGGGCATTAAAACAAAAGTTGATCCAAATAAAACATTAAATCCAAACAGGTTTATAGGAGGGATTTAA
- a CDS encoding (Fe-S)-binding protein, whose product MSVRELDLKQEPPCTSGLGNYLWSDPPDENKWADCVHCGMCLESCPTYEQTGQEQHSPRGRVHLIKSVAEGKLQVNEHFMDPVFQCLDCRACTTACPADVDVGGLIEEARGQIRQAMPLTGVKGAISKFFLHDLFPHQNRLNTLGSLLRFYQKSGMQKAVRKTKLINVMPQHLADMEAIMPEVKEPVKKKYKDVKVIKATGETKQEVAMLTGCVMDVMFSDINESTINVLTRNGSDVVIPQNQTCCGALHVHAGDRDMGRKLAKQNMEAFKDFDKVIVNAAGCGCMMKEYAELFKEDPEMHAKAEEFSEKVEDISKFLHETGYEKPKAEMNTRITYHDACHLAHGQGIRQQPRDILLDIPGVDMVHMPNSDRCCGSAGIYNITNPEMANAVLESKMENVPDDVEMISMGNPGCMLQMAMGVQKYGRNQKIVHTVQLLDWAYQKEDGMREGEE is encoded by the coding sequence ATGAGCGTGCGGGAACTCGATTTAAAGCAAGAACCGCCATGTACTTCAGGATTGGGAAATTATTTATGGAGCGATCCGCCCGATGAAAACAAATGGGCTGACTGTGTCCATTGCGGCATGTGTCTGGAATCTTGCCCGACATATGAACAGACAGGCCAGGAACAGCATTCCCCAAGGGGGCGTGTTCACTTAATCAAATCAGTGGCAGAAGGGAAGCTCCAAGTAAATGAACATTTCATGGACCCGGTGTTTCAATGTCTGGATTGCCGCGCCTGTACAACTGCATGCCCGGCTGATGTCGATGTTGGGGGGTTAATTGAGGAAGCACGGGGCCAGATTCGTCAGGCAATGCCATTAACAGGTGTAAAAGGAGCCATCAGCAAGTTTTTTCTTCACGATCTTTTCCCGCACCAGAATCGCTTAAATACGCTCGGCAGCCTTCTGAGATTCTATCAAAAAAGCGGCATGCAAAAAGCCGTCCGAAAAACTAAATTAATCAATGTCATGCCGCAGCACCTCGCAGATATGGAAGCCATCATGCCTGAAGTGAAAGAGCCTGTTAAAAAGAAATATAAAGACGTAAAAGTAATAAAAGCAACAGGGGAGACAAAGCAGGAAGTTGCCATGCTGACCGGCTGTGTAATGGATGTCATGTTCAGTGATATTAATGAATCCACTATCAATGTACTGACCAGGAATGGTAGTGATGTTGTCATTCCCCAAAACCAGACGTGCTGCGGTGCCCTGCATGTTCACGCGGGAGACCGCGATATGGGCAGGAAGCTGGCAAAGCAGAATATGGAGGCATTCAAGGACTTTGATAAAGTGATTGTTAATGCTGCAGGCTGCGGGTGCATGATGAAGGAATACGCAGAATTATTTAAGGAAGATCCGGAAATGCATGCAAAAGCGGAAGAGTTTTCGGAAAAGGTAGAGGATATTTCAAAGTTTCTTCATGAAACAGGCTATGAAAAGCCAAAGGCTGAGATGAATACCAGAATTACGTATCATGATGCCTGCCATTTAGCGCATGGACAGGGGATTCGTCAGCAGCCGCGAGATATTCTTCTTGATATTCCCGGTGTAGACATGGTTCATATGCCAAATTCAGACCGCTGCTGCGGAAGTGCAGGAATCTACAATATTACCAATCCGGAAATGGCCAATGCAGTCCTTGAGAGCAAAATGGAGAATGTTCCCGATGATGTGGAAATGATATCGATGGGGAATCCCGGCTGTATGCTGCAGATGGCAATGGGAGTTCAAAAATACGGCAGAAACCAGAAAATCGTCCATACTGTCCAGCTTCTGGACTGGGCTTATCAAAAGGAAGACGGTATGAGGGAGGGAGAAGAGTGA